From Apium graveolens cultivar Ventura chromosome 9, ASM990537v1, whole genome shotgun sequence, the proteins below share one genomic window:
- the LOC141686791 gene encoding cytosolic sulfotransferase 8-like, translating into MNEGKVVYLCRDIKDTFISLFHFSNKANFRPSHISLEYAFDLFCRGVSLSGPIWDQILGYWKESRERPDKVLFMRYEEMTNEPHLQLRRLAHFLEKPFSHEEEKSGLLDQIIKLCSFDSMSKLEVNKTGTMVGEIRNDSFFRNGVVGDWKNYLTTEMASKLDQITEEKFRNSGLSLT; encoded by the coding sequence ATGAATGAAGGAAAAGTAGTATACCTATGCAGGGACATTAAGGACACTTTCATTTCACTCTTTCACTTTTCCAACAAGGCCAATTTTCGACCCTCCCACATTTCCTTGGAATATGCATTCGATTTGTTCTGCAGAGGAGTCAGTCTATCTGGACCTATTTGGGATCAAATCTTGGGATACTGGAAGGAAAGCCGGGAAAGACCAGACAAGGTGTTATTTATGAGGTACGAAGAGATGACAAATGAGCCTCATCTTCAGTTGAGGCGTCTTGCACATTTTCTCGAAAAGCCCTTCTCCCACGAGGAAGAAAAGTCGGGGCTGCTTGATCAAATCATCAAGTTGTGTAGTTTTGATAGTATGAGCAAGCTTGAAGTCAATAAGACTGGGACTATGGTTGGTGAAATAAGAAACGACTCATTTTTTCGGAATGGTGTGGTTGGAGATTGGAAAAATTATTTAACTACAGAGATGGCTTCTAAGCTGGATCAAATCACAGAAGAAAAGTTTCGCAACTCAGGCTTATCTCTGACTTGA
- the LOC141687019 gene encoding thioredoxin-like protein YLS8, whose protein sequence is MSYLLPHLHSGWAVDQAILAEEERLVVIRFGHDWDETCMQMDEVLSSVAETIKNFAVIYLVDITEVPDFNTMYELYDPSTVMFFFRNKHIMIDLGTGNNNKINWAMKDKQEFIDIIETVYRGARKGRGLVIAPKDYSTKYRY, encoded by the exons ATGTCGTATTTGCTTCCACACTTGCACTCAGGATGGGCTGTAGACCAAGCTATTCTCGCCGAAGAAGAGCGCCTCGTTGTCATTCGCTTCGGTCACGATTGGGACGAAACTTGTATGCAG ATGGATGAAGTACTTTCTTCAGTTGCTGAGACGATAAAAAATTTTGCTGTGATTTATCTCGTGGATATTACTGAGGTGCCTGATTTCAACACTATGTATGAATTGTACGATCCGTCCACTGTTATGTTCTTTTTCAGGAACAAACATATTATGATTGATCTTGGTACTGGGAACAACAATAAGATCAATTGGGCAATGAAGGACAAGCAGGAGTTTATTGACATTATTGAAACAGTGTATCGTGGAGCAAGGAAGGGTCGTGGATTGGTCATTGCACCGAAAGATTACTCCACCAAGTACCGCTATTAA